Within the Malus sylvestris chromosome 4, drMalSylv7.2, whole genome shotgun sequence genome, the region CCGAAAGTACAAGgtaaagaaagcaaaagaacaaaagaacaaaagcttgagagagagagagagagagagagagagagagagagacctgtaATCCAAGATATCCAGACAGAGTCATgggttgtagagagagagacagagatttGTTCGGGCTCGAAACCTTTGACGATTCTTCGAACTCGAGGATCAGTGTCCGGCAAGTCAACGGCATTGCCTCGAAAGCTGTCGTCGAGAGGAACAGTGACAGGCTTAAAGGGTCCTTCGAGGGTTGTCGGTATTCCTCCATTGACAAACGTGAAGCTCACGGGACTCACAGTCAGCACAAGCAGCAGATTAAAGGTTGCAACTTTGGGCGgtggaaacaaaaacaaacccaTCTATTTTTACTATTATTATTGTTTGAATTAAACAGAAACGAAACTCAAATATAAATAGAAGAACTGGACTTAGCTGCTGAAAGATCAGCAGCAGCAGTTGCTTACGACCAATCACGACTGAACACGTGTCTAAATTTTGATATTTGCTGCTGATCTGTTCAGTAGCGAAATTCTATCCTGGATAGAAATAGAAACCCAACACGCCTTccagaaaaaaccaaaaaagaaacccAACAAAATTATTGAAGGCTTGCTGTAAAATCCTATGTTGAAGCTAAACGTCAAAcagacaaggacaaagaaaatatggccggttttgactttttttttaatataaaagcACTCCAAAATTTCGAGAGGAAACATCTACTTGTAAGCCGGGGTTTTTTGGTTCCCTTCTCTCAAACCAAATGTTGTGTCATCaatagaaataagcacgttaatcaacccttaaataataattcaatcaacaacttccatgtcatttaatttaccatattttatctacaaatttagttttcttAACATTATcgtttctaaattattaaatttggtgtgttttttctAAGTGTTATTTTATCGAAGTCTTACTTGTAAAAACAAATAATCTCAGGACCGGCCCTGGTCAGTACTAGCCAGTTCAGTTTTAAATCTAAGCTACAATTGTGGTTCACTACTCACCTATCAGTTCCTATCAGTTTTTAATCTAAGCTGCAATGGTGGTTTGCTACGCATCTATTAATTGTGGTTTGCTATGCACGTAAACGGCTGGAGGATTACAGaagaaatgaaattttattgGAAGAAATTGTATTAGATTATGTGAAAGATAATTTAACCCTGTCGTCCACAAGTTGAAGACACGGGCTCACAACTAGAAATCTGCAGAAGTATTACAAAAATGTAGGGATGAACCAATCTGTTGTTATGATATTATTCAATAACGTCCTTCGGTTTCCCGCTCGCCATTGTTTATGCACCGTTGTCTGTAACCGGACACCTATCGGGCTGCCTTACAATGTAAATTAGGTCTGCAGAGGTGCTGTACATGTCCTGATTCCGGTGCCAAGTCCATAAAGCATAAGTCTCGTTTTTCACCTGCAAGTCGCACAGAAATACTTCTTAATCCTGTAACCGCGTAATTTTACACAAATTGCATTGGATGGATCTATTTTTCTACACAAATGCAGACATTTTTCAAGTCGGCTTCGAGTAGTGTTTTTCTAAACAGCACTCATCAGGAGTCGAGACCTTAGCAGTTGATGCGGTCACAGAATTACGATTTCACAGTTCAATGAAGTTCTAGTTTTTCAGCTCAACGTGGATTCGGAATATTAGTTTCCATGCATGTGAAAATGAACGTTCATAGTACTAAAAACTGAATGCAATTTGTTAAAGAAAGActtaaatatgaaaataatttatccGTAATACTGTCAAGAGTTTGTGTTTTCatagcaaagagaaaagggaagtacCTCTAGAATCCCATGGCCAAAGCTACTCTCTCGATACGCACTGTATTCAGGCTGCTTGTCCCAACAGAACTTTCCTGCTGCTGGGCCATTTGTGAAATTAAATGCGCAGAAGCCGCCCATAAACTTATCCGAAGTTGTAGATGGTTCTGGGCAGTTTCCGGGTTCATCAGCATGCGCAATTGCCATCTTCTCCCGGTTACCACCATCACCAACTGTGATGTAAACAGGGCCGCAGGGATCCAATGTGTAGTTATACACTCGATTTGACCTCTCGTAGGCGTGAACCTGTTCATTAATTGTTTCCAAACAGTCAGAAGTAACTCTCATATTTTTTCAACAGCTTGACAAAGCACATGTAATGGAAACTGTTAATACCACTAAGAATTCTGGAACGTATTTGGGGACTTCAAAAACAAGTTCCTTTGCTCCAACTAAACACTTACATGGCCGTTGAAGACGATGTCAACACCATACTTATACAGTATGTCTTCCATCTCAACTTTCATACATTCCTCTTCTCTGTAATGTGCCGTGTAGGTGCTGTACCATGGTGGGTGCCATGCTGCTACCAACCAAGGAGTTACATTTCTGTCAACTTTAGCCAAGTCTTTCTCCAACCACTTGTATTGATCGTCTGTGAGAGAAAACCTAGTCATCTTAGTATGTCCCTAACTAATAACCATGCGAAAGAagtgaaaattttcttttttgggaaAGCAGATGCAGTAACCTGATTTGTGATAGGCTGTGTAAGCACCGAGCATTATAAAGTGTATCCCGCCTGCATTGAATGAATAAAACAACGTAGATGATGATCCACTCTCGTTGGAGGGGAATGCAAATCGCGAACTATAAGAAGCAAATGTTCGATTCCCAGCCTGTTCTTCGATCTCATGGTTCCCTTCTACCACCATCATTGGAACTTTAGACACTAGCGGCTGCATAAACCTGATAACAAACATACCATAATTTTGCAATTAGGTACGTTGTGCGAAAAATGACCAGGTGCTCCCTCATCACAATAAAGCACAGAAAAACTCACCTTCCCCAGTAATCCCAACGAGGCTGATAAGTTTCATCAATAGGAGTTTGCGAGAATAAGCAAGAGTAGCAATCAGACCCAGTGCCATTTGTGAGGTACGTGTTAGCATAAGTAAGGTCCCCAACCAATAACATAAGATCAGGTCCGTTAGCCAACAAGTGGTCGACCGTTGATGTAGTATTGTATGTAAGGCCAAGGTCCCCAACCACAGCTATTCTTCTGGGGTAACTCTTGGGACCGGAGGCTGGCATAGTCTTGAAATAAGATATTTTGCTCATATCTGCAATGCTAGGATCTCCACATTGATACTGATACAAAGTGTTGGGTCTCAATCCTGCACAAACCCGTTAATATTTATAGAATTGCATACAAAATCATACATCCGTAAGTCCAAACAAAAGCAAATTCAGACGAGCGTTCGTGGACATAAATGCATGCGTATcatttgatgattttgttaaTTTGATTTCGAAATCATGAATCTTAACTTATACGGAATACAGTTAAACGATTAAACAATGGATACAACTATATGTTAAGGAGCAGATCATaaaacaatttcatattttaggATACAAAATTATTCATAAGGGGATTCAAGACTGATTCGTACCTGTGAGACGAACATGGTGTATAATTCCGGAAGTGTAGTTTTGGAGGCCTTCAAACGGATACAGCTGATTGTAAATAAGGGAATACCCCGTTGATTGGTTATCCATAGGGAATCCGTACCTTCCATATGTAACAATACTTGAAACATTATTCGGATCCAACGGTTTTATATTGTCTCCAATTTGAAATTCCCCTGCAAATTCGATCATGAGATAGATTTGAGAGTCTTCAATTCATCATGCAACTACATAACTCAATAGTTTTcgtttacaacaacaacaattaggTACGTTGTATGAATTCTAGAATGTCACTGCGTTCAGTTTCCGTCAAGTCTTCCGTTGTTACATAACTCAATGGTTTTTGTTAAGTTTGATATTTCTGTATATTCATACTGCTGCAATGGCAGCATTGCTTTATACATTGGATACGTACACGCATGCATTAAACTAAATATAAATGAAGGTGGAGTCCTCGCTGCCCATAGTGCAGAAACTGCCCATAAAGCACAAACACAGATGCACAGCCCACGTGGGCAGTTTAGCTGTCAAGGCATGTGTTGAAACCATGTGCAATATTCTTCTGACAGGTTTGCTCTTTAAcattccccctcaagttggaatGGATGTTGATTATTCCTAACTTGTGGAGCAAAGTCGTAAACTGATGTAAGCTCAGTGGCTTTGTGAAGATGTCAGCTGGTTGCTTCATGGTTGAAATATGAGACGTCCTTATCATACCACTTTGAATCCTTTCTCGTACAAGGTGGCAGTCAATTTCTATGTGTTTGGTTCTTTCGTGAAAGACCGGATTCGAAGCGATGTGAAGTGCTGCTTGATTATCGCAATACAACTTGACTGGATGTTTATGTTTGATGCCCAAGTCTTGTAAAACATATTTCAGCCAAGTGACTTCACAACAAGATGCTGCCATTGAGCGATACTCCGCCTCCGCACTAGAACGTGACACAgtgttttgtttcttgcttttccaggaGATTAAGGATTCTCCAAGGAATACACAATATCTGGTGGTAGAACGTCGTGTGTCACGACATCtggcccaatctgcatcacaaAAGGCATTCAGTTGGATTGGACTTCTTGCAGAGAGAAAAATACCTTGCCCTGGTGTATGCTTAATGTATCGTAAGACTCG harbors:
- the LOC126618484 gene encoding purple acid phosphatase 15-like, with translation MGLFLFPPPKVATFNLLLVLTVSPVSFTFVNGGIPTTLEGPFKPVTVPLDDSFRGNAVELPDTDPRVRRIVKGFEPEQISVSLSTTYDSVWISWITGEFQIGDNIKPLDPNNVSSIVTYGRYGFPMDNQSTGYSLIYNQLYPFEGLQNYTSGIIHHVRLTGLRPNTLYQYQCGDPSIADMSKISYFKTMPASGPKSYPRRIAVVGDLGLTYNTTSTVDHLLANGPDLMLLVGDLTYANTYLTNGTGSDCYSCLFSQTPIDETYQPRWDYWGRFMQPLVSKVPMMVVEGNHEIEEQAGNRTFASYSSRFAFPSNESGSSSTLFYSFNAGGIHFIMLGAYTAYHKSDDQYKWLEKDLAKVDRNVTPWLVAAWHPPWYSTYTAHYREEECMKVEMEDILYKYGVDIVFNGHVHAYERSNRVYNYTLDPCGPVYITVGDGGNREKMAIAHADEPGNCPEPSTTSDKFMGGFCAFNFTNGPAAGKFCWDKQPEYSAYRESSFGHGILEVKNETYALWTWHRNQDMYSTSADLIYIVRQPDRCPVTDNGA